Within Aspergillus oryzae RIB40 DNA, chromosome 2, the genomic segment agcagaaCATCATGGATATTCCCTGACTCACTCCCATCAATTGAGTTTTCAGGTACCAGACTTTGGCCTGGTTCGTGACTGAGATGAAACTACGCGAAAGCCACACTTCCCAGCTCAGCCACATCCCAACCACAGTAAATGGAGATCAGCTGAAGACCTGAATGGGcatcaaaaagcaatgatTGACAGCCTCAGGCGGAAATCCTTGCCGCTCAGGATTATCAATGACTGCTTGGCTCTGGTGGCGAATATCTGCATATCCACAATCGACTACGTCAAGATATTGCCCCAGCGCATGCAAGACAGCTATTCTCTCTACCGTCAGGTAACCTCGCTCATTCCCTCCGATGTTGCTTCGCATTTGCAAAGCGCTCAATCACTGCACTCCTTGCAGATTGTCACGTCTCACCATCTCTGTGGAGACTCAGGGAGCTTGCATGCTGCTCGAACCCATCATATCGCCAATTGTCAAAACTACTTCATACCGAGGTCTTGGTTTCTGCACGTTGCCACAAACCTGGAGAAGTACAGAGAcgaatcatcgtcgtccGTCTACCGTTTGTCTGCCCTGGCAGTAAGGGTCCTTCGACTATATCACCACCGTAACAACCATAGTCGGAGTTATGCTATTAAAATATCATTCGCGTCTAGCAACATGCATGTTCATACGTTCGACATTCAGTCCTTTTCGGCAATAGCTTGCAGCCGttcatcaatctcatcctccgtcAGAGCCCGGAAATTGACATCCGTGCCCTCTTTACCATCCGTCCGAGGGCCGCCAACGATTCCAATCTCCAATTCGTGCTTCTTGAAATCAACGCTAAGCACATTGCTCAATGCTGTGATTCCCAAttcgacaacctcctcccaacTGCCCTCGGCGTAatccttgttcttcagcttcttttccaggtAAGTGATTGCCTCCTGCTGTTTCGGACCAGATGCGGTGGCCTTGTATCCGACGTAGTAGCCTGCGGGGTCGCATTTGTAGACCTGTGGGCCATTCTCTGAGTCGACAGAGATCAGGGTCATAGCGACTCCTAACGGGCGCATGTAAGCCTAGAAAGTATTTGCGTCAGTCCACGTAACCGCCTATTGATCAAGTCGAATGACACATACCCTCTGTGTGTAGACCTGATTGATATTGGCAAGTCGCTTCGCAAGAACATCACAGGGCATTTCATAACCGTATTTGTATCGGAACTCCGCCGCCTCTCCACGAGCACGGTCAACGGAAGCCCTAGCATCCGCTATGGAGCCGGTCATGACACAACCAACAGAGGGAGAGAGCCGGAAGATATGTGAAACAGAGGATGGATCAATCAGTTTATCCTATGGTGTCGATTAGACAAGGTCGGGACTCGGACATGTGCGGAGTTGTAGCTTACAGCGACTTTCTTCTGAGACAACACCACAGCACAGTTCTTTCCCCTCACACCCAACGAGGTTATGTTAGCTGAGGTGATGGCTTTGAAGGCATATTCTATTGATGACAGAACATGGTCGATCAGCTATCCAGTTGTCTTATGGCGATGGTCCCCACATGTTCGGTTGACGTCGAACTGTTTCTCGAGGAGGTGGCTTTCCAACCAGAGGCACTCACCGACTTGGTACAGACGACCTTGGTCTGAGAAGATTGTGATATGTCTGTCGTATGCGCTTCCTGCTCGCAAAATGAAGGTCAGTAATCGATGAAGTCATGGCACCAGGTCAATCAATTTAGCCAAGGACCCTACCAGACATGATGGCGATGAGCGTATATAGTACTTAGAAAAGTAAACGAGCGGGAACAGGGGGAATGTAAGCGGGGACGAAGGTATCGAGAAGCACGAAGAGGGGGAATGGcgatggaggatgatgaggttCGAGAGGACGCGTGCCAAAGGGTGCCTGAGGGCCGAAGCTCTGAGCTATTGAGTAAGCTCCACTGTCACCGCCTTTGGACAACGCATATCAATTGGCGGATCTATGAATCCTACAAGGTATTATTTCTACATGGTAAAGATTATGGCTCGTTTGATTTTATGCCTTCATAAACAAATTTTGAATAGGGAAAATACTGTTCTATCTGTATATACTGGGTATACATGACAACTAAGGTGAATCATGCCATCAGTTTGACGAACTCCTTCATATGCCTAGACCAGGTATCCAACTTTTCGCTAAAGACTTTTCGAAAGTAATCCTTGTGAACTTTTTGAAGATGTGACAGTTCGAGTATAGGCTCCAAGGGAACCATCTCGAGCAGAAGCGTAGGAGAAAAGACGAGATAATAGGCCCGAAGAGCCTATGCAATGGTCATttaggaagaagatgatgacgaggatgacgaatcACTGGAGCTTGTGCTTTCAGAATCGCTGTCACTGCTCGAATCAGAAGACGAATCCCTGGGTGtctcgttcttctttttgctggcagcagcatcatcgTCGCTGTCGCTGTCACTAGAGCTTTCACTTTCACTGCTGCTTGATATTTCCACAATAGCAGttcggttcttcttcttcttcttcttatttgCTTGGTTCTGGTTCTTCGCgccctttcctttctgtgTAAGAGGCTTTGGCTTCTGGAAGTTGAACAGCGTGCCATTGACTGCATACAAGACGAGCTCCGCTCGCTGTCTCATCTCAAGCTTTTTCAACGCATCGCCTTCCAGCTTATCCGTAGATCCAGTCGTATTCAGCTCATCTTGTTTGCCCTGGGACAAACATTCCCTGAAAGCGCCGACAGCGCTGTCATagttctccttctcagacGGGACATGCTCTGCAGACTCGTCCGCGGTACTTTCCTCCTTACTATCGGATGAAGCCTCCTCAATCTCTGCCTTCACAGCTTCCTCAGCAATCTCCCGTAACCGCTGCTTAGCACCTTCACTTTTCAAGCCCTGGAGATACACAAGAAGAGCAGCATTGTACTGAGTCGGCACCTGCTCCAACGAAAGAACATGTTT encodes:
- the prs2 gene encoding proteasome core particle subunit alpha 1 (20S proteasome, regulatory subunit alpha type PSMA6/SCL1), whose translation is MSGSAYDRHITIFSDQGRLYQVEYAFKAITSANITSLGVRGKNCAVVLSQKKVADKLIDPSSVSHIFRLSPSVGCVMTGSIADARASVDRARGEAAEFRYKYGYEMPCDVLAKRLANINQVYTQRAYMRPLGVAMTLISVDSENGPQVYKCDPAGYYVGYKATASGPKQQEAITYLEKKLKNKDYAEGSWEEVVELGITALSNVLSVDFKKHELEIGIVGGPRTDGKEGTDVNFRALTEDEIDERLQAIAEKD